TTTATCAGATTATGAAGGCTACAAGAAAATAATTGAAGTTGTAGAGCAGTATAAAAATATTCGTTCTTGGCTTGAAGGAATAAGGCTTTTAAGAAAAGAAGAAAAGACAAATTATTATGGTTTCGTTGAAAAAAATAAAAAGAAATATTACTTGAACTCAACTGACATAAATATTCCAAATGAAATTATAACAGAAAATTTTGGAACAGTACACAGAACAAGAGTTCTAAGAGAAATAAGATAGGAGGTAAATTATGGCAAAATTTAATGGATTTATTTTAACGGAAAAAGGAAGAGAACTATTAGCAAAAGGATTGGCAGGAGAAACAATAACATTCACTAAAATGGCGATAGGAGATGGAACATCATTAACTTCTGAAAGAGAAAGGACAGCATTAGTCAATCAAATCACAACATTGCCAATTTTAAATATAAACGTAAAAAGAAATGGAACTTGTGAAATTAACGCTTTATTGACTAATAAATCAGTAACAACAGGGTTTTATATCAAAGAGTTAGGAATATTTGCACACGGAAATGATAACGTTGAAATACTTTATACTTACAATATTTCGACTAGTCCAGATTTTGTGCCGCCTTTTTCGGCTAACAATGTCGTAGAGATTGAATATGTAGATACGATTATTGTAGATCAAGTGGCAAATGTAACAGCTGTTATTGATCCGAGTATCACGTATATTACTAAAAAATATGCGGACGAAAATTATTTAGTTAGTTCGAGATTAGCTGAAATTCTAGGTTTACAATTTGGTGGAAATATACAAGATATTGGAAACAAGACAAAAGGTAAATTTTATTATGACAATGTGACCAAGTTCTATTATGAGTGCATAGCAGACACGAATTTGACTTACAATGATGTTACTAAATTTAGGGCTATTTCTAATAAGCCAATTTCAGATAGGATAGAAGATTTTTCCAAAACTGAAACTAAGTTTATGGCTGAAAAAGGAATCACTCTTTCTAAAAAGGGGAATTTAGTGATTCTTACTTGGGACAGCAACTATTATCTGACAGGCTCCTTGCCCAGAGGAACTGTCTTAGCTACATTGCCAGCCGGGTATCGTCCAAACGTAAGTATTTCTGCCCCAGTTGCTTTTTGGAACAGCAATAACTCAGGAACTATAAGAATAGGGACAGATGGGCGTATAACTTGGGAGTCATCAATCAACTTTCAAGGTACAATTTATGCAAACGTTTCTTATTTCATTAAATAAAAAAACATCAGAGGATAAGGAGGAAAATATAAATGAATGTTGTAATCTATAACAAAAAAAGTCTCGGAATAATAGCGAGACCGATTATCACTAACTTGGAAGAGTTTAAAAGCAGTCCTAATCTGTTTTACCCAAATTGGGATTCAGAAAAGCATATCTGGAACGAATCAGAATATCAAAATCCAGTTTTGGATAACGGAAATCTAAGAGAGGCGACAAAAGAGGAGCTGTATAAGGCAGAAAAATACACTCTTGCGGATAATGAAATATTTGCAGATGGAGAAGTCAAAACAGTTGAACTATCTGAATGCGAGTATGTTGAAAATAACATCATCAAGTTAAATAGGAAAAAACGCATAGAACAGATAAAAAATGAACTCTATGATATAAGACTTGAATACGATGTTGCCCCATTTGAGTTCGAAGTAGGAGGGGTTAAATACTTGCAGAATAATAGAAGTATTGACCAGTCCAACTTAACAAGAATAGTAGTAATGTGTCAAGCGATGAAAAAGACGGAATTTGAAAACTGGAAATTTTACACAAAATACAGCAGTGAGAAGTACGTGAATCTGACGTTGCAGGACATGATGAAAATGGCGAATATAATGCAGTCACAAACAACTAAAGCCATGGCTACTGAAACATTACTGTCTCACAGCTTAGAAAATTTAACCGATAAAGAGTTAAAAGAGTATGATGCTAAGGATAGATATGAAAAAGCGTATAAAAATATGTAAGGAGGTATTTATGCAATTAGAAAAAGACAAGCTATATATCAGCTTCCATAAGCCAAAGAGTATCATAGGCTTTCTGATAACATTAAGGACATTAGGGAAGTATTCTCATTGCGAATTCATCTATAATGACTATGTATATTTATCAAATCCTGGAGGAGTACGTATAAAGCCTTTTGTCTATAAGGATAATATGGATATTTTTGAACTGGATAGCCACATTGAAATTCCAGTTGTGCTAGAAGAGTTTATGAAACTGAAGGGCAAAGGATACGACTACGGTGCAATTTTCTTTAGCCAATTATTGGAGCTGGGAATTGAGCATAAGGACAGGTACTTCTGTTCGGAGCTGTGCTTACATCTAATTAACAAGGGATTAGATGAGAGCCTGACGTACAATTTAAAGACACTGAAGGCTAATCAATTTAGCCCAGCCAAATTATACAAATATTTAAAAGATATGGAACTGTTAGGAAGAAAGGCGGAGTGAAAATGGAAATAAGGAATTTAATCGGAACCGAAATCATGGAGCAGGGGAAAGTATTAAAAGTAACAGATGCCATGCTTGAAGGGGATAATATTGTTCTAATAACTGAAACAGTGGAAAAAGATATAAAGAAAAATGAGAAAAAGGAAGTGGTTTAGTATGGAAAGATTTGAAAGAATTTTTGACTATTTGTTAAGAGTTGAGGGAGGTTATTCTGATGACGAAAATGACAAGGGCGGAAAAACTAAGTATGGAATTACAGAAGAAGAAGCAAGAGACTTTGGATATAAGGGAGATATGCAAGACTTGACAAAAGACTTCGCAAAAAATATATATCTAAAAAAATATTATCTTGGGAATAAATTAGATAAAGTCGTGGATGACAAAGTGGCTTTATCAATATGTGACTGGGCAGTTAATTCAGGAAGAAATGGAACAAAAAACGCACAGATTGCTATAAACCAATTGACAAATGCAAATCTTGATGTAGACGGAATAATCGGAAACAAAACATTAGATGCATTAAATGCAGTAGATCCTGAAAAATTTTTAGAAGTTTATCATAACTTACAAAGAATCTATTACAAAGGAAAAGTTGAAGCTGACAGGACTCAAGAAAAATTTTTGACAGGATGGCTGAACAGGATTCAAAAAAAGGAGGAGTATTTGAGAGACTGGGATAAGGAAAATGTAGTAACAGAGAACAAAACATATTCTTTCAGCCAAACAAGTTTGGACAAAATGGAAAAAGTACATCCAAAGCTGGTTGAAGTTATGAAAGAAGCAATTGAAAATAGCCCATTTGATTTTAGAATTACAGACGGAGCTAGGACAACGGAAGAACAGTTTGCCTTGTATCAAAAAGGCAGAACTTTACCTGGACCAAAAGTAACAAATTGCGTTGGGAAAAAATTTAAATCTAATCATCAAATAAAATCTGATGGATTCGGACATGCTGTCGATATTTTCCCTTGCGGAGTTGTCGAAAATGGAGTATATAGAAAATTTACATCTGAAGAAGGGTATGACGAGAAAAAATTAAAATTAATTGCAAATCACATCTTGGCAGTAGCAAAAAGTAAAAATATAAATGTCGAATGGGGTGGAAACTGGAAAATGAAAGATACACCACATTTTGAACTGAAGTAATGTACAAATGGCTTGAGTACAAGCTGAATACAAGCGTTAAAAACAATTTTGGTATAAATGGCTGGCTGGCAAGAAAAAATTCACTGTAAAGCTTGCTAGCCACATTAGAAACGATATTAATAAAAACAAGGAAAAGGGAGAGATGAAAAATGGATAAATTAGCAGCAAAAATATATTTGACAGGTAAAATTTTAGAATTAGGGAAGACTTTAATTTACAAAACAGAAATAGTTGCAAAAGGAAAAGCTGGAGCAGAAAAATTTAATCAAGTGTATGAAGGTTTTTGGGATAAATTAGAAGAGTTATTGGAAAAAGAAAAAACAATTGACAGAAAATGGATTCCTAACTTTGCTGAAGAAGTTGGGGAAGAAGTTCTGACAGAAGTCTTAAAGGAAGCTAGAAAAACATTTGACTTAAAAGTTATATTGCAGCAAATTTTCGATGTAGAAAAAGCAGGAAACAAAAACATACTTTAAAATTCATAAATAAGGAGCAGAAATGGAAAATTACTTGGTAGATGTGGTATTTATAGCGTATGGTCTAATTTTAGGAACATTAGGGAATTTGCTGTACAGGGTAAACAATCACTTGAAAATAAATCCGATAGCGGTTAGACTTCTGTACGGAATAATGGCATTGGCTTTATATGTATTGATGTATTTGGGATTCCTGAAAAAGATTCCTGAAATAGATATTGTAGTGATGTTGCTGATAATTGTTGTAGGATATTTTGTGGAACTGATAATTGAAGTTCTTGAGGACAAAGTGCCAAAGGCGTTGGACAGGCTTATTGATAAATGGTTAGGTGGTGGGAACAATGGCGACAGTTGGGGCAAAAAAAGACGATTAGGGATTTAATATTTAAGGATAAAAGGCATAAGGATTTTCAAGAAAGTGAAAAGATAAATTTTGCAAATAAAGGGATAGTGAAATTGATTTTGCTTTATACTGTCAGTTCAATTTTGTCAGTAGCACAGAGAGACTGGCAGTACAAAAGAAATATAGAAAAATTGATCCTGGAAAATAAAACGCAAAAGATACATCTAATAGAGCAGTTAAGAGAAAAATCCTTGGTGGAAAATCTTATAATAGTCACGTTAAGTATAATAGTGTCTTTGATAATATTGTATTATTACAACAAAAAAATGAATGAAGTGAATAAGGGGTAGCCAGAAATGGCTATCTTTTTTTGTGAAATGAAAAAGTCATGATATTTTAAAAATATATTGAAAAAATACAAAAAATATTTAATATTTTCAAATTTTTAGGGTATAATTGTAATAGATATACGATGCAGTATTAAAATTTTTGTTGCACTTTTGCAATAAAAATGATAACATATGTAACATATCACAGTGAGGAGGAATTATGAAACCATACAAGGATACTAGAATTGCTTTAGAGAAAAAATCTGAAGAATTTAAAAATGCAGGAAACGTATTAATGGCACTAGATAATCCTCATTGTAATTCAGCAGTAGGAAGATACTACTATGCCATTTATATAAGAATAATGCAATTAACAAGAGTTTTAAATAAAGTAAAAAATACAGGAGA
This is a stretch of genomic DNA from Leptotrichia hofstadii. It encodes these proteins:
- a CDS encoding glycosyl hydrolase 108 family protein: MERFERIFDYLLRVEGGYSDDENDKGGKTKYGITEEEARDFGYKGDMQDLTKDFAKNIYLKKYYLGNKLDKVVDDKVALSICDWAVNSGRNGTKNAQIAINQLTNANLDVDGIIGNKTLDALNAVDPEKFLEVYHNLQRIYYKGKVEADRTQEKFLTGWLNRIQKKEEYLRDWDKENVVTENKTYSFSQTSLDKMEKVHPKLVEVMKEAIENSPFDFRITDGARTTEEQFALYQKGRTLPGPKVTNCVGKKFKSNHQIKSDGFGHAVDIFPCGVVENGVYRKFTSEEGYDEKKLKLIANHILAVAKSKNINVEWGGNWKMKDTPHFELK
- a CDS encoding phage tail-collar fiber domain-containing protein: MAKFNGFILTEKGRELLAKGLAGETITFTKMAIGDGTSLTSERERTALVNQITTLPILNINVKRNGTCEINALLTNKSVTTGFYIKELGIFAHGNDNVEILYTYNISTSPDFVPPFSANNVVEIEYVDTIIVDQVANVTAVIDPSITYITKKYADENYLVSSRLAEILGLQFGGNIQDIGNKTKGKFYYDNVTKFYYECIADTNLTYNDVTKFRAISNKPISDRIEDFSKTETKFMAEKGITLSKKGNLVILTWDSNYYLTGSLPRGTVLATLPAGYRPNVSISAPVAFWNSNNSGTIRIGTDGRITWESSINFQGTIYANVSYFIK